Proteins from a single region of Pithys albifrons albifrons isolate INPA30051 chromosome 12, PitAlb_v1, whole genome shotgun sequence:
- the GINS3 gene encoding DNA replication complex GINS protein PSF3 yields MSEAYFPVGPGLGLEENFLSLDDILMSQEKLPGRAESALPRLALALGTGSAESVPEGSKLEIPLWLAKGLHDSKRRIISVELPKIYKEAWRTVFSADANVVDLHKMGPYYYGFGSQLLNFDNPENPEIAESILQTFINRFRRIMDSSQNAYNEDTSALVARLDELERALFQVGQKGLNDFQCWEKGQASQITASSLVQNYGKRKFTEMDG; encoded by the exons ATGTCCGAGGCTTATTTCCCGGTGGGCcccgggctggggctggaggagaacTTCCTGTCGCTGGACGACATCCTGATGTCGCAGGAGAAGCTGCCGGGGCGCGCCGAGAGCGCTCTGCCGCGCCTGGCCCTGGCGCTGGGCACCGGCAGCGCCGAGTCCGTCCCGGAG GGATCAAAGCTGGAAATCCCACTGTGGCTTGCCAAAGGGCTACACGACAGCAAAAGGAGAATCATTTCTGTGGAACTTCCAAAGATTTACAAGGAAGCCTGGAGGACAGTGTTCAGTGCTGATGCCAATGTGGTTGATCTGCATAAAATGGGGCCCTACTACTATGGATTTGGCTCCCAGCTCCTGAATTTTGACAATCCGGAGAATCCTGAGATAGCTGAGAGTATCCTGCAG ACATTCATCAACCGTTTCCGTCGCATCATGGACTCCTCTCAGAACGCCTACAACGAGGACACGTCGGCGCTGGTGGCCCGGCTGGATGAGCTGGAACGGGCTTTGTTTCAAGTTGGCCAGAAAGGGCTGAATGATTTCCAGTGCTGGGAAAAGGGACAGGCTTCTCAAATCACAGCTTCCAGTCTGGTCCAGAACTATGGGAAAAGAAAGTTCACAGAAATGGATGGTTAA